The following coding sequences are from one Lolium rigidum isolate FL_2022 chromosome 6, APGP_CSIRO_Lrig_0.1, whole genome shotgun sequence window:
- the LOC124663465 gene encoding uncharacterized protein LOC124663465, protein MAADAGERSSAAARLRLAWRVVRAAELLALAFLVSRSFPRLPYAAAAASSALRVAAALLLHPRSVFLIANAIVLLLFLFSRRDPSPSSDQDHFLSFAGPQLLLPSAADSPAPASGPDAVFEDKQAVHVTTVRAAAAPRRSRSEKISGGTRRAGSPDMRRSESENGRRRRRRSTSSAVPEEWGGAEEDDDEEGEFRRAVEAFIAKQQTRFHREESFGLVVAGDDAQAITVAAAVSPVK, encoded by the coding sequence ATGGCCGCCGACGCCGGAGAGCGGTCTTCCGCCGCGGCGCGCCTCCGCCTCGCCTGGCGCGTCGTGCGCGCGGCGGAGCTCCTGGCACTGGCCTTCCTCGTCTCCcgctccttcccgcgcctcccctacgccgccgccgccgcctcctccgccctccgcgtcgccgccgcgctcctcctcCACCCGCGCTCCGTCTTCCTCATCGCCAACGCCATcgtgctcctcctcttcctcttctcccgcCGCGACCCGTCCCCTTCCTCCGACCAGGACCACTTCCTCTCCTTCGCGGGCCCGCAGCTGCTGCTGCCGTCGGCCGCCGACTCGCCGGCCCCGGCGTCCGGGCCGGACGCGGTGTTCGAGGACAAGCAGGCGGTGCACGTGACCACggtgcgcgccgccgccgccccgcgccgGAGCCGGTCGGAGAAAATCTCTGGCGGGACGCGGAGGGCGGGCTCGCCGGATATGCGCCGGTCGGAGTCGGAgaacgggcggcggcggcggcggcggtcgacgTCCTCGGCGGTGCCGGAGGAATggggcggcgcggaggaggacgacgacgaggagggggAGTTCCGGAGGGCGGTCGAGGCGTTCATCGCCAAGCAGCAGACGCGGTTCCACCGCGAGGAGTCCTTCGGCCTGGTCGTCGCCGGAGACGATGCTCAGGCCATCACCGTAGCTGCCGCCGTGTCGCCAGTGAAGTGA